The following are encoded together in the Ranitomeya imitator isolate aRanImi1 chromosome 4, aRanImi1.pri, whole genome shotgun sequence genome:
- the LOC138674903 gene encoding cylicin-2-like, which yields MSGDKELKNCSRKGDNELKKNRSCRGDDELKKNRSQRDDDELKKNCSQREELHQRGEEERKKNRSRRGNNELKKNSQKGNNELKKNHSQRGDDELKKNRPRRGDDELKNCSRRGDDELKKNSSRRGDDELKMNRSRRGKYELKKNRTEEAKTSSRRTALEEDDELKKNHHRRSADELKNCSRRGDDKLKKTHSRRGDDELKMNHSRRGEDELKKNCIREAKKSAKRTTLKEATTSSRRTAPEEVTTSSRKTTTEETMTSSRTASKEVTTSSR from the exons ATGAGTGGTGACAAAGAGCTCAAGAACTGCTCCCGAAAAGGCGACAACGAGCTCAAGAAGAACCGCTCCTGTAGAGGTGATGACGAGCTCAAAAAGAACCGCTCCCAAAGAGATGACGACGAGCTCAAGAAGAACTGCTCCCAAAGAG AAGAACTGCACCAAAGAGGAGAAGAAGAGCGCAAGAAGAACCGCTCCCGAAGAGGCAACAACGAGCTCAAAAAGAACTCCCAAAAAGGCAACAACGAGCTCAAGAAGAACCACTCCCAAAGAGGTGACGATGAGCTCAAGAAGAACCGCCCCCGAAGAGGCGATGACGAGCTCAAGAACTGCTCCCGAAGAGGCGACGATGAGCTCAAGAAGAACAGCTCCCGAAGAGGTGACGACGAGCTCAAGATGAACCGCTCCCGAAGAGGCAAATACGAGCTCAAGAAGAACCGCACTGAAGAGGCGAAGACTAGCTCAAGAAGAACCGCTCTCGAAGAGGATGACGAGCTCAAGAAGAACCACCACCGAAGAAGTGCTGACGAGCTCAAGAACTGCTCCCGTAGAGGCGATGACAAGCTCAAGAAGACCCACTCCCGAAGAGGTGACGACGAGCTCAAGATGAACCACTCCCGAAGAGGCGAAGATGAGCTCAAGAAGAATTGCATCAGAGAGGCAAAGAAGAGCGCAAAAAGAACCACTCTCAAAGAGGCAACAACGAGCTCAAGAAGAACCGCTCCCGAAGAGGTGACAACGAGCTCAAGAAAAACCaccactgaagagacaatgacgagCTCAAGAACTGCTTCCAAAGAGGTGACGACGAGCTCAAGATGA